One genomic window of Fusarium keratoplasticum isolate Fu6.1 chromosome 3, whole genome shotgun sequence includes the following:
- a CDS encoding FAD-binding PCMH-type domain-containing protein, producing the protein MLPSSSLIELILLAAATTGGSATLLAPLARQDLRSYLSSAVGGDAARAQFQDEPDFISKDVNHRNLNLQYKPFAVLYPKTKDEISEALACAVKHKRKVQPRSGGRDFINKCLGGADDAVVVDLKHFNHLGVDKTTGIATVGPGNLLKDLVEGLNNAGRFMPHGSSPTVGVGGLIAVGGIGYTSRENGLSIDVMQEVEVVLANGTVTRATKHSNPDLFWAMTGAGASFGIATEFKFQTKPMVKELTTFSYNYSTTDKALLTRAMKAFNKLASDESTSRKLGGSGNLAKNSFYVSGVFLGPNKDFDALSLGKHFPSGAEKTVRGGISWINYMSGLFRGATSVPGQAYSYAKDLAVSGRNVPSDSAVEKFVEFVNDVATGATPFPHRDLRYFVSAYATTAQETGEKTKKFIDDAILALQNNKPANYLHYAGVPNLRLGGKAQEKYWGSNLLRLEKIKAAVDPDDLFSTTQNVKPRA; encoded by the exons ATGCTCCCATCTTCAAGCCTTATCGAGCTTATCCTCCTGGCTGCAGCGACCACAGGGGGTAGCGCAACTCTGCTCGCCCCTCTCGCTCGTCAAGACCTCCGGTCTTATCTCTCCAGTGCCGTCGGGGGAGACGCGGCGAGGGCGCAGTTCCAAGACGAGCCGGATTTCATCTCAAAAGATGTCAACCATCGCAACCTCAACCTGCAGTACAAGCCGTTTGCGGTCCTGTATCCCAAGACAAAAGATGAGATCTCTGAGGCGCTAGCTTGTGCTGTGAAGCACAAGCGCAAGGTCCAGCCCCGAAGCGGTGGCAGAGACTTTATCAACAAGT GCTTGGGAggcgccgacgatgctgtCGTTGTCGACTTGAAGCACTTCAATCACCTCGGTGTAGACAAAACTACGGGCATCGCAACCGTCGGGCCTGGCAACTTGCTCAAAGACCTCGTCGAAGGCCTCAACAATGCTGGACGCTTCATGCCCCATGGGTCTTCTCCGACTGTTGGCGTCGGCGGTCTCATCGCGGTCGGCGGCATCGGCTATACCTCTCGCGAGAATGGCCTTTCCATCGATGTCATGcaagaggttgaggttgttcTTGCCAACGGCACCGTCACTCGCGCCACCAAGCACAGTAACCCAGACCTATTCTGGGCCATGACCGGTGCTGGCGCCAGTTTCGGCATCGCAACCGAGTTCAAGTTTCAGACGAAGCccatggtcaaggagctcacCACTTTCAGCTATAACTATTCGACCACCGACAAGGCCCTCCTCACTCGCGCTATGAAGGCATTTAACAAGCTGGCGTCGGATGAGAGCACGTCTCGAAAGCTGGGCGGATCCGGCAATCTTGCCAAGAACAGCTTTTACGTCAGCGGTGTCTTTCTGGGCCCTAATAAGGACTTTGATGCCCTCAGCTTGGGCAAACACTTCCCATCGGGCGCTGAAAAGACCGTCCGCGGCGGTATCTCTTGGATCAACTACATGAGCGGCCTCTTCCGGGGTGCTACCAGCGTTCCAGGCCAGGCTTACTCCTACGCAAAGGATCTCGCTGTTAGCGGTAGAAATGTGCCATCGGACTCCGCCGTCGAGAAGTTTGTCGAATTT GTCAACGATGTGGCCACGGGTGCTACCCCTTTTCCCCACCGCGACCTCCGTTACTTCGTGTCGGCCTACGCCACCACGGCACAGGAAACAGgcgagaagaccaagaagttCATCGATGATGCAATTCTTGCGCTCCAGAACAACAAGCCAGCCAATTACCTGCATTACGCGGGTGTTCCCAATTTGCGCCTGGGCGGCAAGGCTCAGGAAAAGTATTGGGGATCCAACCTTCTCAGActcgagaagatcaaggccgcGGTTGATCCCGATGACCTCTTCTCCACTACTCAGAACGTCAAGCCCCGTGCATAA